In the Phaeobacter gallaeciensis genome, one interval contains:
- the rbfA gene encoding 30S ribosome-binding factor RbfA: MAKNKFHDGPGPSQRQLRVGELIRRTLSEVLARGDVHDPELNRMSITVGEVRISPDLKIATAYVLPLGGKGQDEVLKLLARNKGELRRMAGKKLGLKYAPDLRFQLDQTFDQMDDTRRMLNQDAVRRDIDD, encoded by the coding sequence ATGGCAAAGAACAAATTCCACGATGGCCCCGGCCCCTCTCAACGTCAGCTGCGCGTCGGCGAACTGATCCGCCGCACCCTGTCCGAGGTGCTGGCGCGCGGTGATGTGCATGACCCCGAACTCAACCGCATGTCGATCACGGTGGGCGAGGTGCGCATTTCACCCGACCTGAAGATCGCCACCGCCTATGTGCTGCCGCTCGGTGGCAAGGGGCAGGACGAGGTGCTGAAGCTGCTGGCCCGCAACAAGGGTGAGCTGCGCCGCATGGCGGGCAAGAAGCTCGGCCTCAAATACGCCCCGGATCTGCGGTTCCAGCTGGATCAGACCTTTGATCAGATGGATGACACCCGCCGGATGTTGAACCAGGACGCGGTGCGCCGCGATATCGACGATTGA
- a CDS encoding phosphodiester glycosidase family protein gives MILRAAVALAAFCLGLSASVAAAVECRDTSYDGSRYTICEVDAGKEELRLFLRNAEGKPYGHFAAIDADLGKEGKSLSFATNAGMYHADRSPVGLYVEDGQQEMRLVPNAGPGNFGLLPNGVFCINETRADVIETLKFRDSGASCRDATQSGPMLVIDGELHPRFLPDSTSYYVRNGVGTSADGQRAVFVISRNAVTFHQFGSLFRDYLKLPNALYFDGNISRLHAPQMGRSDAGFSMGPVVGVVE, from the coding sequence TTGATCCTGCGGGCGGCAGTTGCGCTTGCCGCCTTTTGCCTGGGGTTGTCGGCCTCTGTCGCCGCAGCCGTCGAATGCCGTGACACCTCTTACGATGGCAGCCGCTACACAATCTGCGAAGTCGACGCGGGCAAGGAAGAGTTGCGGCTGTTCCTGCGGAACGCAGAGGGGAAACCCTACGGCCATTTTGCCGCCATCGATGCCGACCTCGGCAAAGAGGGCAAATCCCTCTCCTTTGCCACCAACGCCGGAATGTATCACGCCGACCGCTCTCCGGTGGGCCTCTATGTCGAGGATGGCCAGCAGGAAATGCGGCTTGTCCCCAATGCGGGCCCCGGCAATTTCGGCCTGCTACCCAATGGTGTCTTCTGCATCAATGAGACCCGCGCCGATGTGATCGAAACGCTGAAATTTCGCGACAGCGGCGCCAGCTGCCGCGATGCCACCCAGTCGGGGCCGATGCTGGTGATCGACGGGGAGCTGCACCCGCGCTTCCTGCCGGATTCGACCTCCTACTACGTGCGCAACGGTGTCGGCACCTCGGCAGACGGGCAGCGCGCGGTCTTTGTCATCTCGCGCAATGCGGTGACGTTTCACCAATTCGGCAGCCTATTCCGCGACTACCTGAAGCTGCCCAATGCGCTGTACTTTGACGGCAATATTTCGCGCCTGCACGCGCCCCAGATGGGCCGGTCGGATGCCGGTTTCTCGATGGGGCCGGTGGTGGGCGTCGTCGAATAG
- the truB gene encoding tRNA pseudouridine(55) synthase TruB, giving the protein MARKRKGRDISGWLVVDKPAGLTSTAVVNKVRWALEAKKAGHAGTLDPEATGVLAVALGEATKTVPYITDALKAYTFTVRLGQATNTDDAEGEVIATSDARPSDEEIKAALGQFIGEIMQVPPKFSAVKIDGQRAYKLARDGDEDFEIAARPLWVEELVLVDRPDPDHVVLEMTCGKGGYVRSIARDLGAALGCHGHVKELRRIWSGPFDAADGLSLEEIERMQRTPELDTHLRPLEEGLADLPELKCTPEGATRLRNGNPGMVLASDVEYGDEAWASIDGKAVAVGIYKAGELHPSRVFNQ; this is encoded by the coding sequence ATGGCACGCAAACGCAAGGGGCGCGATATTTCCGGCTGGCTGGTGGTGGACAAGCCCGCAGGGCTGACCTCGACCGCTGTCGTGAACAAGGTGCGCTGGGCGCTTGAGGCCAAGAAGGCCGGCCATGCGGGCACGCTCGACCCCGAGGCGACGGGTGTTCTGGCCGTGGCCCTGGGTGAGGCAACCAAGACGGTTCCCTATATCACCGACGCGCTGAAGGCCTATACCTTTACCGTGCGGCTGGGACAGGCGACCAATACCGACGATGCCGAGGGCGAGGTGATCGCGACAAGCGACGCGCGCCCTTCCGACGAGGAAATCAAGGCCGCGCTGGGTCAATTCATCGGTGAGATCATGCAGGTGCCGCCGAAATTCTCGGCTGTGAAGATCGACGGGCAGCGTGCCTATAAACTTGCCCGCGATGGCGACGAGGATTTCGAGATCGCCGCCCGCCCCCTGTGGGTCGAGGAACTGGTGCTGGTGGACCGCCCCGATCCCGATCATGTGGTGCTGGAAATGACCTGCGGTAAGGGGGGCTATGTACGCTCCATCGCGCGCGATCTGGGCGCCGCGCTTGGCTGTCATGGCCATGTGAAGGAGTTGCGCCGCATCTGGTCCGGACCCTTCGATGCTGCCGATGGGCTGTCGCTGGAAGAGATCGAACGGATGCAGCGCACGCCGGAACTCGACACCCATCTGCGCCCGCTGGAGGAAGGTCTGGCTGACCTCCCCGAGCTGAAATGCACGCCCGAAGGTGCCACACGCCTACGCAACGGCAACCCGGGCATGGTGCTGGCCTCGGATGTGGAGTACGGCGACGAGGCCTGGGCCTCGATTGACGGAAAGGCCGTCGCCGTCGGCATCTACAAGGCGGGTGAGCTGCACCCGAGCCGCGTCTTCAACCAGTAA